The following are encoded in a window of Kogia breviceps isolate mKogBre1 chromosome 12, mKogBre1 haplotype 1, whole genome shotgun sequence genomic DNA:
- the GOLT1B gene encoding vesicle transport protein GOT1B isoform X2, with translation MISLTDTQKIGMGLTGFGVFFLFFGMILFFDKALLAIGNVLFVAGLAFVIGLERTFRFFFQKHKMKATGFFLGGVFVVLIGWPLIGMIFEIYGFFLLFRGFFPVVVGFIRRVPVLGSLLNLPGIRSFVDKVGESNNMV, from the exons ATGATCTCCTTAACGGACACCCAGA AAATTGGAATGGGATTAACAGGATTTGGAGTGTTTTTCCTGTTCTTTGGAATGATTCTCTTTTTTGACAAAGCACTACTGGCTATTGGAAAT GTTTTATTTGTGGCTGGCTTGGCTTTTGTAATTGGTTTAGAGAGAACGTTCAGATTCTTCttccaaaaacataaaatgaaagctACAGGATTTTTCCTGGGTGGTGTATTTGTAGTCCTGATTGGTTGGCCGTTGATAGGCATGATCTTCGAAATTTATGGATTCTTTCTCTTGTTCAG GGGCTTCTTTCCTGTGGTTGTTGGATTTATTCGGAGAGTGCCAGTCCTTGGATCACTCTTGAATTTACCTGGAATTAGATCA
- the RECQL gene encoding ATP-dependent DNA helicase Q1, which produces MASISALSEELDSITSELHAVDIQIQELLERQQELIQKKNVLTKRIKQCLENSDAGESSECDSSPASWNKEDFPWSGKVKDVLQNVFKLQKFRSLQLETINVTMSGKEVFLVMPTGGGKSLCYQLPALCSDGFTLVICPLISLMEDQLMVLKQLGISATMLNASSSKEHVKWVHAEMVNKNSKLKLIYVTPEKIAKSKMFMSRLEKAYEARRFTRIAVDEVHCCSQWGHDFRPDYKALGILKRQFPNASLIGLTATATSHVLKDAQKILCVEKCFTFTASFNRPNLYYEVRQKPSNTEDFIEDIVKLINGRYKGQSGIIYCFSQKDSEQVTVSLQKLGIPAGAYHANMEPEDKTKVHRRWSANEIQVVVATVAFGMGIDKPDVRFVIHHSMSKSMENYYQESGRAGRDDMKADCILYYGFGDIFRISSMVVMENVGQQKLYEMVSYCQNISNCRRVLIAQHFDEVWSPETCNKMCDNCCKEISFERKDVTAYCRDLIKILKQAEELKEKLTPLKLMDSWMGKGAAKLRAAGVAPPALPREDLEKIIAHFLIRQYLKEDYSFTAYATISYLKIGPKANLLNSEEHVITMQVKKPMQSCFRAESPQSCHSEGADKKREEKTPSNFQKKSVNMLQQPDCKITGAKKRKIDNA; this is translated from the exons ATGGCATCCATTTCAG CTCTAAGTGAGGAGCTGGATTCTATAACCAGTGAGCTACATGCAGTAGACATTCAAATTCAAGAACTTCTGGAAAGGCAACAGGAgcttattcagaaaaaaaatgtcctaACAAAGAGAATAAAGCAGTGTTTAGAGAATTCGGACGCTGGGGAGAGCAGCGAATGTGATTCTTCACCTGCCTCTTGGAATAAAGAAG attTTCCATGGTCTGGTAAAGTTAAAGATGTTCTGCAAAATGTCTTTAAACTGCAGAAGTTCAGGTCACTTCAGCTGGAAACGATTAATGTAACAATGTCTGGAAAGGAGGTATTTCTCGTTATGCCTACAGGTGGGGGAAAGAGCTTATGCTACCAGTTACCAGCGTTATGTTCAGATG gtTTTACACTCGTGATTTGCCCATTGATCTCCCTTATGGAAGACCAATTAATGGTTTTGAAACAATTAGGAATTTCAGCTACCATGTTAAATGCTTCTAGTTCTAAG GAGCATGTGAAATGGGTTCATGCTGAAATGGTAAATAAAAACTCCAAGCTAAAGCTAATTTATGTGACTCCAGAGAAAATTGCGAAAAGCAAAATGTTTATGTCAAGACTAGAAAAAGCCTATGAAGCAAGGAGATTTACCCGAATTGCTGTAGATGAAGTTCATTGCTGTAGTCAATGGGGACATGATTTCAGACCTG attataaGGCCCTTGGTATTTTGAAGCGGCAGTTCCCCAATGCATCGCTAATCGGGCTGACTGCAACTGCGACCAGTCATGTTTTGAAGGATGCTCAGAAAATACTGTGTGTTGAAAAGTGTTTTACTTTTACAGCTTCTTTTAATCGGCCAAATCTCTATTACGAG gtTCGGCAGAAGCCCTCAAACACTGAAGATTTTATTGAGGATATTGTAAAGCTCATTAATGGAAGATACAAGGGGCAATCAG GAATAATATATTGCTTTTCTCAGAAAGACTCTGAGCAAGTTACAGTTAGTTTACAGAAATTGGGGATTCCTGCAGGGGCATACCATGCCAATATGGAACCAGAAGATAAGACCAAGGTTCACAGAAGATGGTCAGCTAATGAAATTCAG GTAGTAGTGGCAACAGTTGCATTTGGTATGGGAATTGATAAACCAGATGTGAGGTTTGTTATTCATCATTCAATGAGTAAATCCATGGAAAATTATTACCAAGAGAGTGGACGTGCAG GTCGAGATGACATGAAAGCAGACTGTATTTTGTATTATGGCTTTGGAGATATATTCAGAATAAGTTCAATGGTGGTGATGGAAAATGTGGGACAACAGAAGCTCTATGAGATGGTGTCATACTGCCAAAACATAAGCAA CTGTCGCCGTGTGTTGATAGCTCAACATTTTGATGAAGTATGGAGCCCAGAAACATGCAACAAAATGTGTGATAACTGCTGTAAAGAGATTT CATTTGAAAGAAAGGATGTAACAGCGTACTGCAGGGATCTGATCAAGATCCTGAAGCAGGCAGAGGAACTGAAAGAAAAGCTCACTCCACTGAAACTGATGGACTCTTGGATGGGAAAGGGTGCAGCGAAACTGAGAGCAGCAGGTGTTGCTCCTCCCGCACTTCCCCGTGAAGACCTGGAGAAAATTATTGCACACTTTCTTATACGGCAGTATCTCAA AGAAGACTACAGTTTTACAGCTTATGCTACCATCTCATATCTGAAAATAGGACCTAAAGCTAATCTTCTGAACAGTGAGGAACATGTTATTACCATGCAAGTAAAGAAGCCCATGCAGAGCTGTTTCAGG GCTGAATCACCTCAAAGTTGTCATTCTGAAGGAGCTgataaaaagagggaagaaaaaactcCAAGTAACTTCCAGAAGAAGTCAGTGAACATGCTTCAGCAACCTGATTGTAAGATTACAGgggctaagaaaagaaaaattgataatgCATGA
- the GOLT1B gene encoding vesicle transport protein GOT1B isoform X3 has translation MISLTDTQKIGMGLTGFGVFFLFFGMILFFDKALLAIGNVLFVAGLAFVIGLERTFRFFFQKHKMKATGFFLGGVFVVLIGWPLIGMIFEIYGFFLLFRGFFPVVVGFIRRVPVLGSLLNLPGIRSTT, from the exons ATGATCTCCTTAACGGACACCCAGA AAATTGGAATGGGATTAACAGGATTTGGAGTGTTTTTCCTGTTCTTTGGAATGATTCTCTTTTTTGACAAAGCACTACTGGCTATTGGAAAT GTTTTATTTGTGGCTGGCTTGGCTTTTGTAATTGGTTTAGAGAGAACGTTCAGATTCTTCttccaaaaacataaaatgaaagctACAGGATTTTTCCTGGGTGGTGTATTTGTAGTCCTGATTGGTTGGCCGTTGATAGGCATGATCTTCGAAATTTATGGATTCTTTCTCTTGTTCAG GGGCTTCTTTCCTGTGGTTGTTGGATTTATTCGGAGAGTGCCAGTCCTTGGATCACTCTTGAATTTACCTGGAATTAGATCA